One Harpia harpyja isolate bHarHar1 chromosome 11, bHarHar1 primary haplotype, whole genome shotgun sequence genomic window, GTTGCGCTGCTTTGGACGAAGCCAGTTGCACACCTGTCCGGCCAGCCCCCTTCCCTTGTCCCCCAGCACCGGGAGGACCCCCGGAGCTATTTGCATCTCTCGAGACCTCAGCTCCTGCTTCGCTCCCGAGCATCCCGGCATTTTGTGACTCCTGCAGGAGCGCCGGGAGCCCACCCCAGCTGCCCCCTCACCTTCACGCAGAGGTAGAGGAAGCGGCTGTGCCGGTTTGCCCCCCGGGAGGACTGCAGGACAAAGTGTTTGCAGCCCCCCGCCCgcgccagctctgctgcctgcgcGACGTAGTCCCGATCCACGCGCACGAAGCCGTCCTGTGGGGAAAGCGGAGAGGAGGGTCAGCatggcagggagaaggcaggcaggACCCCTGCCCCATCCTCCGGGGTGAggtgaggtggggtgggggggtcccactCACCACGCCAGCCTTGGCCCTGGTGGTGCCCAGGCAGCAGAAGCCGACGTCGTGTCCCTGGAAGGCAGCGGCGTGCTCGCTCAGCCGCTCGAAGTCCACCACCGCCTGCTCCTGCGGGGAGGCCGAGGGTCAGCGCGCCCACCCCGGCCGCTCctcgggacccccccccccccggcccccggccctgCGCACCACGGCCGCCTCCGTCTCCTCGCCCAGGCTCAGCCGGCGCCGCCCGACCAGCGTCACCCTGGCGAAGAGCCGCCGGGCCAGCAGCTCCCGTAGCAGCGCCCGGCCCGTCTCCCCCGAGGCACCCAGGACGAAGCAGGCCCTGCCGCcgtcgcccgccgccgccgccatgccgAGGGAGCGGCGGCCCGGCCGGAGGCGGCGCGGCGGTGGGGCGGGCCCGGGCGGGGAGCGGCTGCGCAGCCGGCGGCCCGTCTTCCGGCTGCCCGGGGTTTACCGGCGGGAGAGCCGGGCTCTGCCCGGCGGTGCCGAGGCGATGGGCACAAGCCGCAGTTAAACATAAGGCCTTTttcaggggctgggggaggctgccCGCGGAGGCTGCAGGGTCTctgtgtcgtgtgtccccccctccccgagcagggGGGCTGCCGCAGGGGACACCCCTCGGCCTTGGAAAGACGGCTGCTGGTGTCCTCCCTCCTGGTGTCCTTGCGGTGGGAGAGCCCGCGGCAGAAAGCAATCCCCGGAGGATCGCTGTGCTCTCCCGGCTCGAGTGGAGGGGATGTGTCCTGGGAGGGATGCTCAGAGGGGTCTGTGACCTGCCGGGCGGCTCTTCCCCAAAAACCCCCGGGCTCGGTGTGCGCTGCTGATCGGGGTGCCCCGCAGCCATGTCCCCCGGACAGGAGGTGAGTCACCCCTCCCCAGGCACCAGCTCCTGACCCGGCCGTGGCCGCGGGGCTCGCACCCCAGTGGTGatggcagcccaggctgcccgGAGCAGCCTTGCGGTGACTCTGGCGTGAAGCAGCTGCCGGTGCCCGAGGAGCAAGGGGACAGAGCCCGCTTCCTGGGGGACCCTCACCGGGCAGGTGCTGGGGCATGCTGgcaagcacagaccccctgcTCCAGGTCCCTGCCTGGCCGTTGTCCCTCTGACAGGGCCAATGGCAGTCATCGCTCTGGGGGGGGACCAGGTCCCACCGGGAGCCAAGCCGGGCCATGGC contains:
- the HTATIP2 gene encoding oxidoreductase HTATIP2 → MAAAAGDGGRACFVLGASGETGRALLRELLARRLFARVTLVGRRRLSLGEETEAAVEQAVVDFERLSEHAAAFQGHDVGFCCLGTTRAKAGVDGFVRVDRDYVAQAAELARAGGCKHFVLQSSRGANRHSRFLYLCVKGEVENLVQAVGFDRCTILRPAVLLCKRQESRPTEWMAQQFLGVVARVFPTAYSVPVETVARAMVASVLQPGEGKVEVLENRAIHELGRAVPQQGT